The sequence below is a genomic window from Gadus morhua chromosome 12, gadMor3.0, whole genome shotgun sequence.
ctgtgtctctcactccttctcgctgtctctcgctctccctctctctttctcaactctctctcaactctctttctctctcttgatccTCCTCTCATTGgaatcctcttcctcctctgaatcctcttcctcctctgaatcctcttcctcctcctcctcctcctcctcctcctcctcctcctcttccctcatatgaatgaatgaatgcacgGCCGACTGAATGTTGTGTGCGGGGAATGGCctggtggtgtgggtgtgtgtatcgcCCCCCGCGTGCGTTCGGTGGTGTACCCCTGGCCCTCggcccttctccccccctgCGCCTCCAAAGAAATCAATCCGTCTGCGAGAAGAGGCTACGGCtaaggagacagagaaagctAAGTCTGGAAAGACCAGTGCACAGAAATTGCGTAAGATCTTGAAAGATGAAAAGAGGTGAGTTGGCAAGCGGTTACGAGAAATGGAAGGTAACGACTACTGTTAATTCAAAAGCAATGAACACAGCACAGGTTGTATGTTTCAGAGGAAGTGTAAAAGGTGCTTGGTTTGTAATATGACGATAAAGTTAATATCTGAGGATAAGTAATGCTACATGCACTTTAAAcatatctacatatatataccTATTTTGTACTCCTTTATGTAGTTTTAGTTTTTCTGTACATCTATGTTGTGAACGTGGACACCGGGCGCCTTCAGGATGAACTCTCATTCCCTGTCCTGTCGTCTCCTTCTCTAGGATGAAGAAAAAACGAAAGcggtcgtcttcctcctcctcctcctcctcctcttcctcagagcGCCCCTCCTTGTCCCCCACCTCGACCACCTCCTCGCGCCGGAGGTCCAAAAAGAGGAGGCGCAAGCGGGGGGGCTCGGAGCGGGGGAGTCAGCGCCGCCGCAGGCGCTCCTCcaagaggagtgaggaggaggaggaggaggaggagtacccGGCGCCCCCCAacacctccgcctccttcctgtACCGGCAGGGCTTCCTGGGGTCGGGCGCTGGGCGGGGGGAGggcggtgaggaggggggggaggaggaggaggaggtggtggttgacGACAGGAGGATCTCTCAGCTCTACTCCTTGTCCGCAGCGTCGGAGGACGAAGGGTCGGAACCTCGGGGGGGCgacggggaggggaggagggggaggagcttcaGCAGCCACggtaagggggggaggaggcggagcaggagagggagcagCAGTGAGAGCAGCGCGGCGAGGGAGCAGGGGAAGGCCAGGAGGAgaagtggagaggggaggaggaggagcagagggaggagccgtgaagaggggaggagcagtgaagaggggagggggaggagccgtgaagaggggaggaggaggagcagggggaggagcagtgaagaggggaggagcagggggaggagccgtgaagaggggaggaggaggagcagggggaggagcagtgaagaggggaggagcagtgaagaggggaggagcagtgaagaggggagggggaggagccgtgaagaggggaggaggaggagcagggggaggagccgtgaagaggggaggagcagtgaagaggggagggggaggagccgtgaagaggggaggagcagggggaggagccgtgaagatgggaggaggcggagcacagacgagggcaggaggaggcggaAGGCGTCCCCCTCCTCCGTCGAGTCCCAGCGCTCGCGGAAATCGACGGTGGCGGCCGAGCGGCCCCCGGCCTGTCGGAGGTCCAGCTCCGGCAGCCTGGGacagccggccccgccccccgcggccccgccccccgcggCCCCGCGGAGGACCTCGCTGGACGGCGGCCGGTCCCAGAGCAggccagggaggggggcggagctcaggggaggggagggccccagagctccgcccccctccacctccacctccagcagtAACGGacaggggggcgtggccagaCCCCCGCAGCCCGCAGGAGGGGGGGCCGGCAAGAAGGGGCTCCCTGCCAACCTGATGGACATCTTTAACAAGATCGCCAAGTttgagaaggagaaaggagcCGGGCCAAGGAAGTAGGACCGCGTGATGGCGCTCCAGGCCGCGGGGCGTCTTCATGTGTCAGAGCGAGAATTGGGTTGAAGAGATGTGATGGGAGCCGGAAAACCAGTTACCACGGTGACATGGTGTTGACCCCTGGTCAAGAATCCCTTTTTGTTGTTCCTTATGTCGTAGTAATCCGTTACgtttattttttccataaaaATACAGGATTTATCGAACCTCCAAGGCCTTATTGTCCATTATGCTTATTGACAGAGATGCTTTATTGGTGTCATGTGTtgcgtctctccctctgcccacCGTTACCGTCGGTTACGGGCGGAGATACTCCCAGTGGGGTGTGGAGGTTGTGTTCTTAACACTGGTACCCAAAATGCAGTGTGATTTAGATCCTTGGTTATCTATCGTTAATAAATGGTGTAATGACAGCGGGGCTGGTGTGTTTTTTCGTACAAAGGGAAAAAGTGAGTGTGCAAACGATACAAAATATCCtccatttgtttatttgtgtgataTATATGTGTAGggacaggccagtgcctctccgACTGATACGACTCGAGGTATTAATCTTCCATTTGTTTATGTCCTTGAGGACGAACCAAATGCCAGTCCCAGGCCGTCTGATtcatagccagggccatatacctAATCAAGGGAGACACTGCTTCTGCTCTCTGAAAATAAGCTGAAACCTAACAACACGCGTTGTCCACTGGAGAGTAGATAACACCTGCCGAAATAAAGTTCCACCTTTATGTCTAACGTCAATTTATGGCCCCATACAAGTAATATATTACGGATCACTGTTCAGTCGTCCTCCACAAACCGCTGAGCTGTCAAGGAGAGCCGAGATGAGGTAAGAACCGACTATTTTGACATTAAATACAATCATTTATAATAAGTtatatctttgttgtacacgaggaattggttaacctaacaactgttagtgcttggcacttgtttctatgagcatccttactgtaccaacagagatatattgttgtttctcattcttctgacaaatatattaattaactttttttattcaatattaATTATCTTTAAATCGCTTTaaataaatgccctaaatgtacgTTAAAAATGTTTCAACATCAGCAAGATGGATTCACAATTAAATAGGACCAATTAAAAATGTAACCATAAATAATGCAtgccaaataaaataaaatgttgtttggttccggtttccgaccgaccctgtcaatttatgtgcgacccaaattattcgctgccgctggaaaaaataaataaaataaattccctacctacccatgacctcaactgacaaccaacaggaaccaaactttttttttttttaggccttatgaAACATGACCTTAAAGCTCAAACGTCTTTGTCTTTAATTGGCCCTTCAGTGCGGTTCCAAGTCCCCCGACCCTGAGGGCCCGACTGGAGACCTTCGAGTGCCACTTCACGTGGAACCTGAACAGCCAAAGAAACCACCTTTTCCTTCTCAGGGACATACTGGAGGATATCGGCACCGAGGACGGCAACCTCTGGCTGGGACACATCTACAACCTGCAGGCCCACGTCCACTTCCTCCTGGCCTCTGAAGAGGAGACCCCAGGCTCCACCATGAGCGACGCGCTGCGCTGCTTCGGCCTGGCGGGGGAGGCCTTCCGGCAGGTGAGGAACCCCGTGACGGACGACGGACCCTGGCTGCTGGTCAACTACGGCAACCTGGCCTGGCTGCACTACCACCGGGAGGAGTGGTCCGAGAGCCTCGCGTACTTGGGCAAGGCGGAGGCACTGCTTCGAGAATACCCGTCTTCGATACAGGGGCAGCCCCATCAGGTGGTCCTGGCCGAGAAAGCATGGACCCTCATGAACTTCGGCCAGGACGGCAAACGCAGTGCGGTGGAGCTCTTTAGGAAAGCCATCGAGGTGGAACCAGCATGCCCCGTGGAGTGGACCACCAGCCACGCGTTGGCCTTGGCGATGTCTTCTCCTCCATACGCCTCGTCACCAGAGCAGGAGGCGGACATCTTGGAGACCCTGAGATGCGCCGTTGAAGGCGATCCAGACAACTTGTACATTGCTGTGGTGTACCTTGGGAGACGCGCCATGACCGACAGCAAAGGGATCGCAGAGGGAGCCCGTGAGCTGACCAAGAAGGTGCTGAAAAGGTCCCAGACCAGCTACAGTGGGATCCGACCCTTGCTGAGAGTCTACAGAGAGCACGTGTCCATGGATGAGGCCATCGACGTGGCGAACGAGGCTCTAGCGAGGAATCCGACCAAACGGCATCTCAAATTCGGCCTGGCGAACTGCTACAAGTCGAAGATCCTCtcagacagggacagggacagtcCCTTGATCGAGGACCTGAGGAGTCGAGCCATCGGTCTCTATGAGGAGCTGTGCAGCCTCTATCCTCATTCTTTCCTATTGGGGAGGATCACCCTGGCGAGTTTATACACACAGTCAAGGAATCCTGACATCATGAAGTGTGACAAGATATTTAGGGATttgttgaaaattgatttagagCCAGCCCAGCGGCAAATGCTTAATAACCAATATGCAAAATTCCTCCACTTCAGTCTTCAAGACCGACGGAGGTCAATAGATTATCACATGAAGGCAGCAGAAATACTGCATTCCTCCAGGTTTCGGAGAGAGAGCATACAGATTCTGACCCAGATTAAGAATAGAAGTATGAACCGAATGTGTGGAGAAATTGAGGACTTTCTGGCCCAACTAACCTTGTAGCTCAGcacacaataaaaagaaaaatcacatgTTACATAATTAGACAAAAtcctttatttattaaatatggCACCAACTTTCAGACGTCTTTCAGTGTTGAAATCTGCCATACAATGGAAGAATGATTACAAAGCGCATATTTTGTAATTACCAACGActaaattatttttaatttttgtaAAAGGGGAACTATACATAGGAGTTGTATTTAAGACTGAAAGAAATACAATTAGGTGAATGAATATTCGTATTGCCTCTTATCTCAGTTGTTTTATGTTCTTCATAAAACATATATTGTCCAGAGGCCAGGGCGGGGAGGAATGGACTGAACTGGGTGGggatcctccacctccactcacCATTGGCTATCTGGTCAAAGTTCCTTAAACGTGACACGTTTTGGAATGGCATCTCCGCTTTTATTTTCAAGTCTCAATAAGAATGAAAAAAGAGACAGAACAcgctaaattaaaataatacgTAGAAAGACAGAATGGACTAGTCGTTTCCTCTTCGGCTCTTCTTGTGGCTTTTATTTGAACTCCTGCTATGGGAAACAGGTTGGATTTAGTCATTTAATCAATGTTACGATTTGGGCTTTTTGTTGATTGCTTATAAAGACATGTTATTGCTGAGAAATGAACAGCgatgaataaacaaaaacagtggTATCCTGATTCTTCTGATTATTTtttcatacatatttatacatatatatatatatatatatatacacacgtgtatacatacacatacatacatatcacACAATTATTTTATGCATACAGCAAATTCAGACTGCTCAGTTTAGCCTCACTTCTCTCGATACTTTGAGTGACTGCAATGTCTGTGACTTCTGTGGTGACCTGGTGAAAACATTAAGATAAGTGACATTCGTTATATTGTAGTGTATATGGTCAAGAAGGGTTGATTCATCTGTGTCCTTAAGACATTAATACAAAGGGGGTTTTATATTAACTTGATGAAAGCACTCGTGTAAGCACCAATGTATAAAATATGTTAAAACAATAAGGTACAATAATACTTTGTCGACCATCTAGGTCTGGTGCAACTTACAGGTACACCCAGAGTTTTGAACGCACTATATGCAAAATGACGTATTTTATGTTATACTCATGCAGGTTCAGCTAGAGTTTGCTTGAGGACAACTTACGTTACTTACACCAGCTGGCTTCATGTGATAAGATAAGTTGGTGAATAGAAGTTGGCCAAGACCAAATTATTCCATATTAGACAGCTGCAGACTGAAAAGAAAACGCTAACCCCAAAATAATTCTAACAAAAGGTTTCTCAGCAGTTTTTTGTAGCATTAGGTGTTCTCAATAACATACTAAAAGTTGACCAAAGATTGACCACTAGAAAGCGTCCAAGATGGGCAGGAAGCCCTCACCCTAACTCCTTCATTATTTGACCTAGCCATGTAATCTTGGTCTAACCCCATGTTTACTGGGTCAATGAATCCATTGGACTTGTCTAAATTGCGCTGACATGATTAGAAAAAGGTCAAAACCCAGCCGGCTGTGGCTTAACTATCAGAAGATGCCGGAGACAGCCCAAGCTCTGATCAAAGCAGATCGTACAGGATCTTGGAAGATGCACGTGCGCGCAATGTTGGACTGTCTGCCAATATTTTCCGCCCCAGAGCACGCCAACTACCTGAAATCGGCATATTTCTACCTCCAAGAGATGTGCCAACTCGACACCAGACACCCTGATGTACATGACAAGTTTTCCAGGGGTTTCCATGTGATCCGCCGCAGCAACCAGTACTGGCAGGCCTTAGCTCTGACTTCGTCCTCGAGCAGACATTGATACGATCCTTAAAAAGCAGTGGAGGTTTGACCCATGGGAGTGGATAGACTGAGGAAATGCAAGCATTGTGGACCATGTCTACACCCATCACATCGGAATACAACAAACAACGCCATGCAGGAATTCAATGACCTCACCTACACGACCAGCCCCCAGAATCCTCAGAAGCAAGGATGAATAGAGATCACTCTGATTTAGAAAAGATCTGGTAAAAGCTTAGCATTTGCACACCATTCTCTCTAGACCCATCTCTGAGAAACATTGTAACTGGTGTTGTTGCCAAAGAGGAGGTGAATGTTCATGAGTTTGAGACTGTTGGCAATAAGATCATTGAAAAGGTGATTGGAAAACCCGTTTTTGGAATATCCTTCAAACAGAAAGACTGGGCAAAAACCCTTGCAGATGACTCAGACGTCAAAGTTGCAAAAGAACAAACCATTGATCCTGCCTTGCTGTTCCAACGGTTCCTGATCAGGTCGCTGGAAGAAATAATGACCTATGAGCTCTGCTCATTTCCCGCAGCCCTGTTCGAAGGCAAGGAGATCTTCCGTAAAGCCAACAAGCTCCAACTAGTGCAGGCAGTAACTGAGTTTTCAAGCAAGAAATCGAACAAAACTGTCCTGGATTCCATCCCACCAACTGAGCATCATCTCCTTGAGGACGGCTCCCTGGTCCAACGCTTGGCATGGAAAAGGGGTGACAGTTATGGGGCCATTGCACAGTCATATGCAGACTCTACCATATGCATTATGGTAAAGCAACAGACGTTTTTTGATGGTTATGGTGAAGATCCTTCCATCAAAGACAATACTCATCGGAGACTAGGTGCAAACACTCACCCCATCGTTAAATTCAATGCAGAGACTGAGTTTATGGGAAGAAAGGATGATTTCCTTTCCAGGTCTTCAAACAAACAAGGACTGATCAATCTTATGACCAATGAGCTGGAGAAGAAGGGCTGCACTGTTATCAATGCATCAGGTGATGCAGAAGTGGACATTGTCAAAGCTGCAGTCGAGGCCTCAGAACATCAGCCCACAACCTTGATAGGAGATGAGGATACAGATTTACTCGTTCTTCTCCTCTACTATGCTGGGACGAGCAATAGAGGCCCCTATTTCCGTTCAGACAAGTCCAAAGCCACTAAAGTGTAAAACATCAGTGAGATTAAACAAGTCCTGGGTAGTGACTTGTGTTCCCAATTGCTGTTTGATCACACCTTCACAGGATGTGATACAACTTCACACATTTTTAGTGTTGGCAAACAGTCAGCATTCCAAAAACTTGTGAATGGGGAATCAACCATCCAGTCCTGTGCAAATGTGTTTCTGATCCCACATCAAGCAAGGAATGTCATAGAGGACCATGGGACCAAGGCAATGGCAGTTTTGTTTGGCGAAAAGAGTACAGATTCACTTGCCTCTTTGCGCTACAACCGTTTTAGCAAGAAAATCGTTACCGCCAAGTCATTTGTTACCCAAGAACGTCTGCCTCCAACTGAGTCCTCAACCAAATATCACTGCCAAAGAGTGTACTTCCAGATCATGGTGTGCATTGGAAAGGAAGGTGACACGAACACTGTCTATTGGGGATGGAAACAGGTGGAGAAACAGCTCCTGCCAGTTATGACCAATAAGACTGCTGCCCCAGAATGCCTCCTGAAGATGATCCATTGCACCACTGCCGGCCGAACACAACAGGGTAGTTGCAGGCATATGGACTACCATGTATGTCTGCTTGTGGACCATGTCAAGTTGTGAATTGTGAGAATCACTATAATCAACCACAATTCCACGGTAAAGTCTGTGACACCAGTCTTGGGGTTGTAATTTGTAGATGGTCCctaagagagatagaggggaggaggaggagcagggggaggagcaggagcagggggaggagcagtgaagaggggaggaggaggagcagggggaggagcagtgaagaggggaggaggaggagcagggggaggagcagtgaagaggggaggaggaggagcacggggaggagcagtgaagaggggaggagcaggagcagtgaagaggggaggaggaggaggagcaggaacacGGTCACAACAGGAAAGCGAGGCGCCGTGGGCACCTTCTCCCTAGAGTCCCAGCCCTCGCAGAAATCGACCGTGCTGGCCgagcggccccgcccccctgcaaCCCCGGAGAGGACCTCTCTGGACGGCGGCCGGTCCCAGGGCAggccggggaggggggcggagctCAGGGGAGGGGCCCAGAGCAccggccccctccccctccaactccacctccaGCAGTAACGGACAGGGGGACGCGGCCAGACCCCCGCAGCCCGCAGGAGGGGGGGCCGGCAAGAAGGGGCTCCCTGCCAACCTGATGGACATCTTTAACAAGATCGCCAAGTttgagaaggagaaaggagcCGGGCCAAGGAAGAAGGAGCCGCGTGATGGCGCTCCAGGCCGCGGGGCGTCTTCATGTGTCAGAGCGAGAATTAGATTGAAGAGATGTGATGGGACTTACACTGCTTCTGCTCCCTGAAAATAAGCCGAAACCTAACAACACGCGTTGTCCACTGGAGAGTAGATAACAAATGCCGAAATAAAGTTCCACCTTTATGTCTAACGTCACTTTATGGCCCCATACAAGTTAAATATTACGGATCACTGTTCAGTCGTCCTCCACAAACCACTGAGCTGTCAAGGAGAGCCGAGATGAGGTAAGAACTGGCTATTTTGACATTAAATACAATCATTTATAATCAGTTATATCTTtgctgtatacggggaatgggttaatctaacaattgttagtgcttggcacttgtttctatgagcatccttactgtaccgacagtcagacatatattgttgcttctcattcttctgacaaatatactAATTGTTAACTTTTTTTATTCGATATTAATCATCTTAAGTCGCTTTAAATAAAAGcacctgctaaatgccctaaatgtacatttaaatatattcaACATCAGCTGGTTTATATCACAATTAAATTGGACCAATTAAAAATGTCTACATAAATAATCCATGCAAAATAAAATCCTGGTTCCTTATGAAACATGACCTTAAAGCTCAAACGTCTTTGTCTTTAATTGGCCCTTTAGTGCGGTTCCAAGTCCCCCGACCCTGAGGGCCCGACTGGAGACCTTCGAGTGCCACTTCACGTGGAACCTGAACAGCCAAAGAAAGCGCCTTTTCCTTCTCCTGGACATACTGGAGGACATCGGCGCCGAGGACGGCAACCTCTGGCTGGGACACATCTACAACCTGCAGGCCCACGTCCACTTCCTCCTGGCCTCTGAAGAGCAGACCCCAGGCTCCACCATGAGCGACGCGCTGCGCTGCTTCGGCCAGGCGGGGGAGGCCTTCCGGCAGGTGAGGAACCCCGTGGTGGACGACGGTCCCTGGCTGCTGGTCAACTACGGCAACCTGGCCTGGCTGCACTACCACCGGGAGGAGTGGTCCGAGAGCCTCGCGTACTTGGGCAAGGCGGAGGCACTGCTGCGAGAATACCCGTCTCCGATACAGGGGCAGCCCCATCAGGTGGTCCTGGCCGAGAAAGCATGGACCCTCATGAACTTCGGCCAGGACGGCAGACGCAGTGCGGTGGAGCTCTTCAGGAAAGCCATCGAGATGGAACCAGCATGCCCCGTGGAGTGGACCACCAGCCACGCGTTGGCCTTGGCGATGTCTTCTCCTCCAGACGACTTGTCACCAGAGCAGGAGGCGGACATCTTGGAGACCCTGAGACGCGCCGTTGAAGGCGATCCAGACAACTTGTACATTGCTGTGGTGTACCTTGGGAGACGCGCCATGACCGACAGCAGAGGGATCACAGAGGGAGCCCGTGAGCTGACCGAGGAGGTGCTGAAAAGGTCCCAGACCAGCTACAGCGGGATCCGACCCTTGCTGAGAGTCTACAGAGAGCACGTGTCCCTGGATGAGGCCATCGAGGTGGCGAAAAAGGCTCTAGAGAGGCATCCGACCAAACGGCATCTCAAAAACGGCCTGGCGTACCTCTACAAGTCAAAGATCTTCTCAGAATGGGACAGTCCCTTGATCGAGGACCTGAGGAGGATAGCCATCGTTCTCTATGAGGAGGTGTGCAGCCTGTATCCTCATTTCCTAAAGGGGAGGATCACCCTGGCGATTTTATACACACAGTCAAGGAATCCTGACATCATGAAGTGTGACAAGATATTTAGGGATttgttgaaaattgatttagagCCAGCCCAGCGGCAAATGCTTTATAACAAATATGCAAAATTCCTCCACTTCAGTCTTCAAGACCGACGGAGGTCAATAGATTATCACATGAAGGCAGCAGAAATACTGCATTCCTCCAGGTTTCGGAGAGAGAGCATACACATTCTGACCCAGATTAAGAATAGCAGGATGAACCGAATGTGTGAAGAAATTGAGGACTTTCTGGCCCAACTACCCTTATAGCTCAGCgcacaatgaaaaaaaaatcacaagttACATAATTAGACAAAAtcctttatttattaaatatggCACCAACTTTCAGATGTCTTTCAGTGTTGAAATCTGCCATACAATGGAAGAATGATTACAAAGCGCATATTTTGTAATTACCAACGAcgaaattatttttaatttttgtaAAAGGGGAACTATACATAGGAGTTTTATTCAAGACTGAAAGAAATACAATTAGGTGAATGAATATTCGTATTGCCTCTTATCtcaattgttttatgtttttcataAAACTTATATTGTCCAGGGCGGGGAGGAATGGACTGAACTGGGTGGggatcctccacctccactcacCATTGGCTATCTGGTCAAAGTTCCTTAAACGTGACACGTTTTGGAATGGCATCTCCGCGTTTATTTTCAAGTCTCAATAAGAATGAAAAAAGAGACAGAACAcgctaaattaaaataatacgTAGAAAGACAGAATGTACTAGTCATTTCCTCTTCGGCTCTTCTTG
It includes:
- the LOC115555663 gene encoding interferon-induced protein with tetratricopeptide repeats 5-like, encoding MSAVPSPPTLRARLETFECHFTWNLNSQRNHLFLLRDILEDIGTEDGNLWLGHIYNLQAHVHFLLASEEETPGSTMSDALRCFGLAGEAFRQVRNPVTDDGPWLLVNYGNLAWLHYHREEWSESLAYLGKAEALLREYPSSIQGQPHQVVLAEKAWTLMNFGQDGKRSAVELFRKAIEVEPACPVEWTTSHALALAMSSPPYASSPEQEADILETLRCAVEGDPDNLYIAVVYLGRRAMTDSKGIAEGARELTKKVLKRSQTSYSGIRPLLRVYREHVSMDEAIDVANEALARNPTKRHLKFGLANCYKSKILSDRDRDSPLIEDLRSRAIGLYEELCSLYPHSFLLGRITLASLYTQSRNPDIMKCDKIFRDLLKIDLEPAQRQMLNNQYAKFLHFSLQDRRRSIDYHMKAAEILHSSRFRRESIQILTQIKNRSMNRMCGEIEDFLAQLTL
- the LOC115555867 gene encoding serine/arginine repetitive matrix protein 2-like; protein product: MKKKRKRSSSSSSSSSSSSERPSLSPTSTTSSRRRSKKRRRKRGGSERGSQRRRRRSSKRSEEEEEEEEYPAPPNTSASFLYRQGFLGSGAGRGEGGEEGGEEEEEVVVDDRRISQLYSLSAASEDEGSEPRGGDGEGRRGRSFSSHGKGGRRRSRRGSSSESSAAREQGKARRRSGEGRRRSRGRSREEGRSSEEGRGRSREGRSREEGRSSEEGRGRSREEGRSRGRSREDGRRRSTDEGRRRRKASPSSVESQRSRKSTVAAERPPACRRSSSGSLGQPAPPPAAPPPAAPRRTSLDGGRSQSRPGRGAELRGGEGPRAPPPSTSTSSSNGQGGVARPPQPAGGGAGKKGLPANLMDIFNKIAKFEKEKGAGPRK
- the LOC115555664 gene encoding interferon-induced protein with tetratricopeptide repeats 5, which encodes MSAVPSPPTLRARLETFECHFTWNLNSQRKRLFLLLDILEDIGAEDGNLWLGHIYNLQAHVHFLLASEEQTPGSTMSDALRCFGQAGEAFRQVRNPVVDDGPWLLVNYGNLAWLHYHREEWSESLAYLGKAEALLREYPSPIQGQPHQVVLAEKAWTLMNFGQDGRRSAVELFRKAIEMEPACPVEWTTSHALALAMSSPPDDLSPEQEADILETLRRAVEGDPDNLYIAVVYLGRRAMTDSRGITEGARELTEEVLKRSQTSYSGIRPLLRVYREHVSLDEAIEVAKKALERHPTKRHLKNGLAYLYKSKIFSEWDSPLIEDLRRIAIVLYEEVCSLYPHFLKGRITLAILYTQSRNPDIMKCDKIFRDLLKIDLEPAQRQMLYNKYAKFLHFSLQDRRRSIDYHMKAAEILHSSRFRRESIHILTQIKNSRMNRMCEEIEDFLAQLPL